Proteins found in one Osmerus mordax isolate fOsmMor3 chromosome 20, fOsmMor3.pri, whole genome shotgun sequence genomic segment:
- the isoc1 gene encoding isochorismatase domain-containing protein 1 isoform X2: MQTSPSAAANRGEPRAVTMLGNLSPGTTAFFCCDMQERFRPAIKYFGDIISVGQRLLQGARILGIPIIVSEQYPKGLGSTVQELDLTGARLVFPKTKFSMVLPEVEATLTELPGVRSVVLFGVETHVCIQQTALDLIGRGYEVHIVADSTSSRSMMDRMFALERLARTGIIITTSESVLLQLVADKEHPKFKEVQNIIKATAPESGLLSKV, encoded by the exons ATGCAAACTTCGCCTAGTGCCGCTGCAAACAGAGGTGAGCCAAGAGCG GTGACGATGTTGGGCAACCTATCCCCTGGCACCACAGCATTCTTTTGCTGCGACATGCAAGAAAGATTCCGGCCAGCTATCAAGTACTTTGGTGACATCATCAGTGTGGGACAGAGGCTG CTCCAGGGAGCCCGGATTCTGGGCATCCCTATTATTGTGTCAGAGCAGTACCCTAAAGGTCTGGGTAGCACGGTACAGGAGCTGGACCTGACTGGTGCCAGGCTGGTCTTTCCCAAAACCAAGTTCTCCATGGTGCTTCCGGAGGTGGAGGCCACTCTTACTGAGCTGCCAGGGGTCCGAAGTGTGGTGCTGTTTGGAGTTGAG ACCCATGTATGCATCCAGCAGACTGCTCTTGACCTGATAGGACGGGGCTATGAGGTACACATTGTGGCCGACTCCACCTCTTCTCGCAGTATGATGGACAGAATGTTTGCCCTGGAG AGATTGGCGCGGACCGGCATCATCATCACTACCAGCGAATCGGTTCTGCTGCAGCTGGTTGCTGACAAGGAACACCCCAAATTCAAGGAGGTACAGAATATCATCAAAGCCACTGCCCCTGAATCTGGACTGCTCTCCAAAGTATAG
- the isoc1 gene encoding isochorismatase domain-containing protein 1 isoform X1 produces the protein MADGHTNNNHVHVLFSFSLFSRPSSVPVGYGYELLIQKFLSLYGPQIDVHSKFIIQLYSDEWAQYIDLPKGFGVTEKCKLRLVPLQTEVTMLGNLSPGTTAFFCCDMQERFRPAIKYFGDIISVGQRLLQGARILGIPIIVSEQYPKGLGSTVQELDLTGARLVFPKTKFSMVLPEVEATLTELPGVRSVVLFGVETHVCIQQTALDLIGRGYEVHIVADSTSSRSMMDRMFALERLARTGIIITTSESVLLQLVADKEHPKFKEVQNIIKATAPESGLLSKV, from the exons ATGGCGGATGGTCACACCAACAACAATCATGTCcatgttttattttcattttctctGTTTTCGAGGCCGTCCTCTGTACCCGTCGGATATGGATATGAATTGCTTATTCAGAAGTTTTTGTCATTATATGGACCTCAGATCGACGTCCACAGTAAATTTATAATTCAACTGTATTCAGACGAATGGGCACAGTACATTGATTTGCCGAAAGGATTTGGGGTGACTGAGAAATGCAAACTTCGCCTAGTGCCGCTGCAAACAGAG GTGACGATGTTGGGCAACCTATCCCCTGGCACCACAGCATTCTTTTGCTGCGACATGCAAGAAAGATTCCGGCCAGCTATCAAGTACTTTGGTGACATCATCAGTGTGGGACAGAGGCTG CTCCAGGGAGCCCGGATTCTGGGCATCCCTATTATTGTGTCAGAGCAGTACCCTAAAGGTCTGGGTAGCACGGTACAGGAGCTGGACCTGACTGGTGCCAGGCTGGTCTTTCCCAAAACCAAGTTCTCCATGGTGCTTCCGGAGGTGGAGGCCACTCTTACTGAGCTGCCAGGGGTCCGAAGTGTGGTGCTGTTTGGAGTTGAG ACCCATGTATGCATCCAGCAGACTGCTCTTGACCTGATAGGACGGGGCTATGAGGTACACATTGTGGCCGACTCCACCTCTTCTCGCAGTATGATGGACAGAATGTTTGCCCTGGAG AGATTGGCGCGGACCGGCATCATCATCACTACCAGCGAATCGGTTCTGCTGCAGCTGGTTGCTGACAAGGAACACCCCAAATTCAAGGAGGTACAGAATATCATCAAAGCCACTGCCCCTGAATCTGGACTGCTCTCCAAAGTATAG